The Flammeovirgaceae bacterium genome contains a region encoding:
- a CDS encoding prolipoprotein diacylglyceryl transferase, which translates to MNALSFIIWNGSPEIFSIPIPFLDTTLTLRWYGLLFALGFLISQQLLYYMFKKEGKPESDVDVLTVYMVIATIIGARLGHVFFYEPARYLANPIDILKVWEGGLASHGAAIGILVALWLYSRKKKPGQSYLQTLDRIVILVALTGALIRFGNFFNSEIIGKQTRSTNGVFFARTVTDILKRKDIFTDVQYAKIPDPKGIYPYPPIKILCQFNKANNYTEQDMRRFLVNEVADVLMYNGRIREHISQGDFIYDLVQDEDGTWYAIISTLAVPRYPAQLYEAASCILLFIFLFWLWSRTKENTRPGIIFGYFMIILWSLRFAYEFLKEPQVDFEIDMPLNMGQLLSIPMVIVGIIILVYAYRQKQQPPAVSK; encoded by the coding sequence ATGAATGCACTCAGTTTTATTATCTGGAACGGCAGTCCTGAAATTTTTTCCATACCCATACCTTTTCTGGATACAACCCTTACCCTTCGCTGGTACGGGCTGTTGTTTGCCCTCGGTTTTCTGATAAGCCAGCAGTTGCTGTATTACATGTTTAAAAAAGAGGGCAAGCCCGAAAGCGATGTGGACGTGCTTACCGTGTATATGGTCATTGCCACTATTATTGGTGCACGGCTGGGCCACGTATTCTTTTACGAACCCGCCCGGTACCTGGCCAACCCCATTGACATTTTGAAAGTTTGGGAAGGCGGCCTGGCCAGCCACGGTGCTGCCATCGGTATTTTAGTTGCCCTGTGGTTGTACTCGCGCAAGAAAAAGCCTGGCCAGAGCTACCTGCAAACACTCGACCGGATTGTTATTTTGGTTGCGTTAACCGGTGCACTTATCCGCTTCGGCAACTTCTTCAATTCCGAAATCATCGGTAAGCAAACCCGCAGCACCAACGGAGTGTTTTTTGCCCGTACTGTTACCGATATTTTAAAACGCAAAGACATTTTTACCGATGTGCAGTACGCCAAGATTCCTGACCCGAAAGGCATCTATCCCTACCCGCCCATTAAAATCCTGTGTCAGTTTAACAAAGCCAACAATTACACCGAGCAGGACATGAGGCGTTTTCTGGTAAACGAAGTTGCCGATGTGCTGATGTACAACGGGCGGATACGGGAGCACATCAGCCAGGGCGATTTTATTTATGACCTTGTGCAGGATGAAGACGGAACCTGGTATGCCATCATCAGTACGCTGGCCGTACCGCGGTACCCGGCCCAGCTTTACGAAGCCGCATCCTGCATCCTGTTGTTTATTTTTCTGTTCTGGCTCTGGAGCCGCACAAAAGAGAACACCAGGCCGGGTATCATCTTCGGATACTTTATGATTATCCTGTGGAGTTTGCGATTTGCATATGAATTTCTTAAAGAACCGCAGGTAGATTTTGAGATAGATATGCCGCTCAACATGGGCCAACTCCTCAGCATTCCCATGGTTATCGTTGGTATCATTATATTGGTGTATGCTTACCGGCAAAAACAACAACCGCCAGCGGTAAGCAAGTAA
- a CDS encoding BamA/TamA family outer membrane protein yields the protein MLNILCGFLISFSVSGYDSAVAIHYDSLKKPAKEKKYYNKDTTGYYLHINRIFIIGNRRTRERIILRELTLKPGDSVHTRELPVIIEKDKYKLFNLALFNTTNIRTLELTSGQADLLVEVDERWYTFPVPIFQLSDRNFNEWWENYNHDFDRINYGLKLYQYNMRGRNETLIFTAQFGYVKRFELLYRVPYFDRRQKQGLIFESDYIDAKNLPVQTVNHKLDFLEMRSLLRNTRGIGLTYTYRNGFYKQHRWKYGYRTTHIADTVAKINENYLGTETNLRQRYDLFSYQFISDHRDVVAYPLKGHQLNAQVQKTGVFVNSDISKIDVSFSYSRFFDLKKNFFLSNLSFAYWSNRDDIPYFNYGVMGYNKIFVRGYELFVIEGPWYVLNKTTLKKRIFSRTWNWTDMPFRQFQYIPFAIYVKTYADFGYVKNYPYYISNNLNKMLSDKLIFGTGFGVDLVSSYDVVLRFEYSFNAEGNSGLFFHIKKEF from the coding sequence ATGCTGAACATACTATGCGGTTTTTTAATTTCATTTTCAGTATCGGGGTACGATAGCGCGGTTGCCATTCATTATGATTCACTGAAAAAACCTGCTAAGGAAAAAAAATACTATAACAAAGACACCACCGGGTACTACCTGCACATCAACCGTATCTTTATTATCGGTAACCGCAGAACGCGCGAGCGCATCATTCTGCGCGAACTCACCCTGAAACCGGGCGATTCGGTACATACCCGCGAACTGCCGGTAATTATTGAAAAAGATAAGTATAAACTGTTTAACCTTGCCCTCTTCAACACCACCAACATCCGTACGCTGGAACTAACCAGCGGCCAGGCCGACCTGCTGGTTGAAGTGGACGAGCGTTGGTACACTTTTCCAGTACCGATTTTTCAGTTATCTGACAGGAACTTTAACGAATGGTGGGAGAATTATAACCACGATTTCGATCGCATTAATTATGGCCTTAAGCTATACCAATACAACATGCGAGGCCGGAATGAAACACTTATCTTTACTGCACAGTTTGGTTACGTTAAACGATTTGAACTGCTCTATCGCGTTCCGTATTTCGACCGAAGGCAGAAACAGGGTTTAATATTTGAATCGGATTACATCGATGCCAAAAACCTGCCCGTACAAACAGTTAACCATAAACTCGACTTCCTGGAGATGCGCAGCCTGCTGCGCAATACACGAGGCATAGGCTTAACCTACACCTACCGCAACGGATTTTATAAACAGCATCGCTGGAAGTACGGATACCGAACCACCCACATTGCCGATACGGTGGCAAAGATTAACGAAAACTACCTGGGTACCGAAACAAATCTTCGCCAGCGGTACGATTTATTCAGTTACCAGTTTATCAGCGATCACCGCGATGTGGTTGCTTACCCGCTAAAAGGCCATCAGCTAAATGCTCAGGTACAAAAAACGGGTGTCTTTGTAAATTCCGATATTTCGAAGATAGATGTATCCTTCAGTTATTCCCGGTTTTTCGACCTGAAAAAAAACTTCTTTCTGTCTAACCTGTCGTTTGCCTATTGGAGTAACCGCGATGATATTCCTTACTTTAATTATGGTGTGATGGGTTATAACAAAATCTTTGTACGCGGCTACGAACTATTTGTTATTGAAGGACCCTGGTACGTACTGAATAAAACCACTCTTAAAAAACGAATTTTCAGCCGAACCTGGAACTGGACTGATATGCCCTTCCGCCAGTTTCAGTACATCCCGTTTGCCATTTATGTAAAAACCTATGCCGACTTCGGGTATGTAAAAAATTACCCGTACTACATCAGCAATAACTTAAACAAAATGCTCTCTGATAAATTAATTTTCGGTACAGGCTTTGGAGTTGACCTGGTTAGTTCATACGATGTTGTACTCCGGTTTGAGTATTCATTTAATGCCGAGGGCAACAGCGGATTGTTCTTCCACATCAAAAAGGAGTTCTAA
- a CDS encoding toxin-antitoxin system YwqK family antitoxin: protein MKNILLLFTFGIAIQVSAQDTVIVRYPNGLIKSRGAFLNGKREGPWKYYYPTGELNAVQTFNHDVLHGRVHYYYINGKTESVENWHNGVLQDSAFYYYDNGQLHRKGVFDHSRYAGTWVYFHPNGNKQRIIEYENGLPNGRIEVFNERGILNQQGYYVSGQEYGEWKFYDDEGRLAYSGNYTAGKRSGKWYRYNRAGKPKEWKYTD from the coding sequence ATGAAAAATATTCTCCTGCTGTTTACATTTGGAATAGCTATTCAGGTATCTGCACAAGATACAGTTATCGTCCGCTATCCGAACGGCCTGATAAAGTCACGTGGTGCTTTTCTTAATGGTAAAAGAGAAGGACCATGGAAATATTATTATCCAACCGGTGAATTAAATGCCGTGCAAACCTTTAACCACGATGTACTCCATGGGCGTGTTCACTACTACTATATAAATGGTAAAACCGAGTCGGTAGAAAACTGGCACAACGGAGTGTTGCAGGATTCGGCCTTTTACTATTACGACAACGGACAGTTGCATCGAAAGGGTGTTTTCGATCATAGCAGGTATGCCGGTACATGGGTTTACTTCCATCCGAACGGAAATAAGCAACGCATTATTGAGTATGAAAACGGATTACCAAACGGGCGTATAGAGGTTTTTAATGAAAGGGGAATTTTAAATCAGCAAGGATACTATGTAAGTGGACAGGAGTATGGTGAATGGAAGTTTTACGATGATGAGGGAAGATTAGCCTATAGTGGGAATTATACTGCGGGTAAGCGTAGCGGCAAGTGGTATCGGTACAACCGTGCCGGTAAGCCAAAGGAGTGGAAGTACACTGATTAG
- a CDS encoding helix-hairpin-helix domain-containing protein — translation MRWPVCMVLLTCIVANAQEYPRKEVDLERLADELFGYQDLDLNYEELYENLALLLSNPININTANTEQLRFLNLLTEAQVQSLVNYRTENGPLISMYELQAVPGFEVPDILRITPFFIVSNPATGFDRSFLKRITQSDNSYFIMRYDRTLETKAGFTNSVSESQQFKGKEDKLYLRFRSARPGDYSFGFTMEKDAGEQMAWSSSKKQYGFDYNSFHAQVLNKGRVKNLIVGDYQAQFAQGLLLGGNFGFGKGGETVTTVRRSNLGFMPYTSVNELGYLRGAAVTYELHKNIFVSSFYSNAFRDASIADDSTEQSFAAAFQTTGLHRNEAELSSRKRIREQQYGVIINYRIRQTEAGFIFNHIDYNLIISRTPRAYNQFAFSGNGLDNIGIFLNHTVKNFTFFSEAGKTLNRGYGVVAGLLGSITQQFDLVLHFRNYQRNFYSLYANAFAEGSLPINEGGIYWGWKYRWNKKYNVAGYADLFHFPWLRYRSYTPSDGHEWLLRFTYQPVRSVLLFVQVREESKVRNLSTSESNLYLTGEGIKRNLWLNADYGLGTKLRLKTRAQFSSYIINNRKTYGMALLQDVAINFGRLSVTARYALFDTDDYDNRQYVYERDVWLAYSLPAYSGIGIRSYILAEYGLSRRLSIWLRWARTTYTHQEVIGSGADAITGNKRNDLRMQVRFRF, via the coding sequence ATGAGGTGGCCGGTATGTATGGTACTGCTAACCTGCATTGTAGCAAATGCGCAGGAATATCCCCGAAAGGAAGTTGACCTGGAACGGCTGGCCGATGAGTTATTTGGATACCAGGATTTGGATTTAAACTACGAAGAACTATACGAAAACCTCGCCTTGCTATTGAGCAATCCTATTAACATAAACACGGCCAATACAGAACAGCTTCGCTTTTTGAATTTACTAACTGAAGCCCAGGTTCAAAGTCTGGTTAACTATCGAACCGAAAACGGACCGTTAATCAGCATGTACGAACTACAGGCTGTGCCGGGTTTTGAAGTGCCTGACATACTGCGGATAACGCCTTTTTTTATTGTCAGCAACCCGGCAACCGGTTTCGACCGTTCCTTTCTGAAACGGATTACCCAATCAGATAACAGCTATTTTATTATGCGATACGACCGCACCCTCGAAACAAAAGCCGGATTTACAAATTCTGTAAGTGAATCGCAGCAGTTTAAAGGCAAAGAGGATAAACTATACCTGCGCTTTCGATCGGCCAGACCGGGCGATTACAGTTTTGGGTTTACCATGGAGAAAGATGCGGGCGAACAAATGGCCTGGAGTTCTTCAAAAAAACAGTATGGATTTGACTACAACTCATTTCATGCACAGGTATTGAACAAAGGCCGGGTTAAGAACCTTATTGTTGGCGATTACCAGGCACAGTTTGCACAGGGATTACTGCTTGGAGGAAACTTTGGATTTGGCAAAGGTGGCGAAACCGTTACCACTGTGCGCAGAAGCAACCTCGGCTTTATGCCGTATACTTCAGTAAATGAACTGGGTTACCTGCGGGGTGCGGCTGTTACTTACGAACTGCATAAAAATATTTTCGTCTCATCATTTTACTCCAATGCCTTTCGTGATGCCAGTATTGCCGATGACTCCACCGAACAATCATTTGCTGCCGCGTTTCAAACCACAGGCCTGCACAGAAACGAGGCCGAATTGAGTTCACGTAAACGAATACGGGAACAACAATACGGAGTGATAATAAATTACCGAATCAGGCAGACCGAAGCCGGTTTTATATTTAACCACATTGACTACAACTTAATCATCAGTCGTACCCCAAGAGCGTACAACCAATTTGCATTCTCAGGTAATGGCCTTGATAACATCGGAATATTTCTGAATCATACAGTTAAGAATTTTACCTTTTTCAGCGAAGCCGGTAAAACCCTAAACCGTGGGTACGGTGTGGTTGCCGGACTGTTGGGTAGTATTACGCAACAATTTGATTTAGTGCTTCACTTCCGCAACTACCAGCGCAATTTTTACAGTTTGTATGCCAATGCTTTTGCCGAGGGTTCATTGCCCATTAATGAGGGCGGCATCTATTGGGGCTGGAAGTACCGATGGAACAAAAAATACAACGTGGCCGGCTATGCCGACCTGTTTCACTTCCCATGGCTTCGCTATCGAAGCTACACACCTTCCGATGGGCACGAGTGGTTGTTGCGCTTTACCTATCAGCCGGTACGGAGTGTACTGTTGTTTGTACAGGTACGCGAAGAGTCGAAAGTACGTAACCTGAGTACCTCCGAAAGCAACTTATACCTTACCGGTGAAGGCATTAAACGAAACCTGTGGCTGAACGCTGACTATGGTTTGGGCACAAAACTTCGCTTAAAAACACGGGCACAATTCAGTTCCTATATAATTAACAACCGTAAAACATACGGTATGGCTTTGTTGCAGGATGTAGCCATCAACTTTGGCAGGCTATCGGTAACAGCCCGGTATGCCCTATTCGATACCGATGATTACGACAACCGGCAATATGTATATGAGCGCGATGTGTGGCTGGCTTACAGTTTACCGGCTTACAGTGGCATTGGCATACGGAGTTACATTCTGGCTGAGTACGGGCTGTCGCGTAGGTTAAGCATTTGGTTACGATGGGCCCGAACAACCTATACCCACCAGGAAGTGATTGGCAGCGGTGCCGATGCCATAACCGGAAACAAGCGTAACGATTTGCGGATGCAAGTAAGGTTTCGGTTCTGA
- a CDS encoding DUF2807 domain-containing protein, with the protein MKTGSFLSFLMFLMVTTFAQTTKKTLELPDFKAIYNNSNYTVYLKQTNKQEVTVEALTEIYDLTKITVEDGVLMINMERKPDNQNKSIWAKIDDIKLNPTMKVFVSVKNITDLQVNGGGKIISENSLAANALNLAIGGSGSMDLDIKGDVVTAEVSGSGKMAIKGYATALDGVVSGSGSINAFNCPLEKAKIKVSGSGLAELNVTETIEATVVGSGSVKHKGNTKNATKKVYGSGTVDRAY; encoded by the coding sequence ATGAAAACCGGTTCATTTCTTTCTTTCCTGATGTTTCTGATGGTAACCACCTTTGCGCAAACCACCAAGAAAACACTTGAACTACCCGACTTTAAAGCAATTTATAATAACTCGAACTATACCGTTTACCTTAAACAAACCAATAAACAGGAAGTTACGGTAGAAGCTTTAACTGAGATTTATGACCTGACCAAGATTACGGTTGAAGACGGTGTATTAATGATTAACATGGAGCGCAAACCCGATAACCAGAACAAAAGTATCTGGGCCAAGATTGACGATATTAAGCTAAACCCCACCATGAAGGTATTTGTTAGCGTTAAAAACATAACCGACTTGCAAGTAAATGGGGGTGGCAAAATCATATCTGAAAATTCGCTGGCCGCAAATGCTTTAAATCTGGCCATAGGCGGAAGCGGCAGTATGGATTTGGACATTAAGGGCGATGTGGTAACTGCCGAAGTGAGTGGTTCAGGCAAAATGGCAATAAAAGGGTACGCTACCGCATTGGATGGTGTAGTAAGCGGCAGCGGCAGCATTAACGCCTTTAACTGTCCGCTTGAAAAAGCAAAAATTAAAGTTAGTGGTTCTGGCCTTGCAGAATTAAATGTTACCGAAACCATTGAAGCCACTGTGGTGGGCAGCGGTTCGGTAAAACACAAGGGTAACACAAAGAATGCCACTAAAAAAGTGTACGGCTCCGGCACGGTTGACAGGGCCTATTAA
- a CDS encoding tyrosine-type recombinase/integrase, which yields MGQRSKTVVLKPVEHRGMDCIAIQFPYDETLLPAVRKVPGATFSKTMKCWYTPASRAGISQILNAFRGIAWVDLKQISSHKGQPGPVEQPTAKPEAGTMPVLIEPEIITIHELQTEALEAMRKKLKLKNYSPSTIRTYTEQFKLFMQFFPDSNPEDLGEEEIVHYLMHLIEKRKLSVSTQNQAINAIKFYYEKVLKQEKKVYELERPMQEKKLPEVLSQEEVMLIFEATENLKHRTMLMLLYASGLRRSELLNLRVGDVDVDRGVVLIRGGKGRKDRHSVLAQSLIPIIEKYIAKYRPAFWLFEGVQGERYSATSLQQILKRAVAKAGIRKNVRLHMLRHSFATHLLEAGTSTRYIQVLLGHQSPKTTEVYAKVTRFGLDKVVSPLDQIVASKQLRSDSE from the coding sequence ATGGGTCAGCGTTCAAAAACCGTAGTACTTAAGCCGGTTGAACACCGGGGGATGGACTGCATTGCCATACAGTTTCCATACGATGAAACATTACTGCCTGCGGTAAGAAAAGTACCCGGAGCTACTTTTAGCAAAACCATGAAGTGCTGGTACACGCCAGCCTCCAGGGCAGGGATTAGCCAAATATTAAACGCTTTTAGGGGTATTGCCTGGGTTGATCTTAAACAAATCAGTTCACACAAGGGGCAACCAGGGCCGGTGGAACAACCAACTGCCAAACCCGAAGCCGGAACTATGCCGGTATTGATTGAGCCCGAAATTATTACCATTCATGAATTACAAACCGAGGCCCTGGAGGCCATGCGCAAAAAGCTTAAACTTAAAAATTATAGTCCTTCAACTATACGTACCTACACCGAACAGTTTAAACTTTTCATGCAATTTTTTCCTGACAGCAATCCGGAAGATTTAGGCGAGGAAGAAATAGTGCACTACCTGATGCACCTCATTGAAAAAAGAAAGCTGAGTGTTTCAACACAAAACCAAGCCATTAACGCCATTAAGTTTTATTATGAAAAGGTATTGAAGCAAGAGAAAAAGGTTTATGAGCTTGAACGGCCCATGCAAGAGAAGAAGCTGCCCGAAGTACTTAGCCAGGAAGAAGTGATGCTGATTTTTGAAGCTACAGAAAACCTGAAGCACCGCACCATGCTCATGCTGCTGTATGCATCGGGTTTAAGGCGTAGTGAGCTGCTTAACCTGCGTGTTGGCGATGTGGATGTTGATCGCGGGGTAGTTTTGATACGCGGAGGCAAAGGCCGCAAAGACCGGCACAGTGTACTGGCCCAAAGCCTTATCCCGATTATTGAAAAGTACATAGCTAAGTACAGGCCTGCCTTCTGGTTATTTGAAGGTGTGCAGGGCGAGCGTTACAGTGCCACAAGTTTACAGCAAATCCTGAAGCGCGCAGTAGCAAAAGCTGGTATCCGCAAAAATGTGCGGTTGCATATGCTGCGGCATTCGTTTGCAACCCACCTGCTGGAAGCGGGCACTTCAACCCGGTACATACAGGTTTTACTGGGTCACCAGTCGCCCAAGACCACCGAGGTGTACGCAAAAGTTACCCGATTTGGGTTAGATAAAGTGGTTAGCCCGCTAGACCAGATAGTGGCCTCAAAACAGTTGCGGAGCGACTCGGAATAA
- a CDS encoding helix-turn-helix transcriptional regulator, translating into MEQNKDKSSNRQQEIVTQYLHELDKHLAELKIGKAENTFEIKDLASLLFIHPTHLSNTIHEVLGKSPCDIYEERLIEIAKELILSSDRPIAQIAQSMTFDPSNFTKFFKSYVGTTPKKFRQMAKSELNTI; encoded by the coding sequence ATGGAACAGAACAAGGACAAATCTTCAAACAGACAACAGGAAATTGTTACACAGTACCTGCACGAACTGGACAAGCATTTAGCTGAGTTGAAAATAGGCAAAGCTGAAAACACATTCGAAATAAAGGACTTGGCAAGTTTGCTTTTTATACACCCGACACATTTAAGTAATACTATCCACGAGGTTTTAGGAAAATCGCCTTGTGACATTTATGAAGAAAGACTTATTGAAATCGCCAAAGAACTTATCCTTTCGTCTGACAGACCTATTGCCCAAATAGCGCAATCCATGACTTTTGACCCTTCAAATTTTACCAAATTCTTTAAAAGTTATGTAGGAACGACACCAAAGAAATTCAGACAAATGGCCAAATCTGAACTTAACACCATTTAA
- a CDS encoding SDR family oxidoreductase: protein MTQKILITGASGGFGKLTVKTLIGRGHYVAAAMRDINGKNKAVANELGKAGAKIIDLDITNDQSVINGVNKAIADLGGLDVLINNAGVGTLGMQEFFTTSDYQRLFDVNVFGVQRMNRAVAPYFRKNRKGLIIYTSSLLGRIALPFYGPYQSSKWALEAMAENYRVELSSFGIENCIVEPGGYPTTFMENLLKPTDNSQTTSYGDFMKFPEQMFGNFENVLKSNPQQNPQRVADAIADLIEKPYGEKAFRTTVDFLGMGDHVQKYNEHLEQVMTGLYTNFGINGLLTVKK, encoded by the coding sequence ATGACACAAAAGATACTAATAACAGGCGCGAGTGGTGGTTTCGGAAAACTAACCGTAAAAACTTTAATCGGTAGGGGGCATTATGTAGCAGCAGCGATGCGAGACATTAACGGAAAAAATAAAGCCGTTGCTAATGAATTGGGTAAAGCAGGAGCAAAAATTATTGATTTGGACATCACAAATGACCAAAGCGTAATAAACGGAGTAAACAAAGCAATAGCAGATTTAGGTGGTTTGGACGTTCTGATTAATAATGCGGGTGTTGGCACACTTGGTATGCAGGAGTTCTTCACCACTTCTGACTATCAAAGACTTTTTGATGTAAACGTTTTTGGAGTTCAACGAATGAACCGAGCGGTCGCGCCATATTTTCGTAAGAATAGAAAAGGACTAATCATTTACACTTCAAGTCTATTAGGTAGAATTGCGTTACCATTTTACGGTCCTTATCAATCCTCAAAGTGGGCATTAGAAGCAATGGCAGAAAATTATCGGGTGGAACTTTCGTCATTCGGAATTGAAAACTGTATTGTTGAGCCTGGTGGTTATCCGACAACATTTATGGAAAACTTATTAAAGCCAACCGATAATAGTCAAACGACTTCATATGGAGATTTCATGAAGTTTCCTGAACAAATGTTTGGCAATTTTGAAAACGTACTGAAGAGTAATCCACAACAAAACCCACAACGAGTTGCTGACGCTATTGCTGACCTAATCGAAAAACCGTATGGCGAAAAAGCTTTTCGAACAACGGTTGATTTCTTAGGCATGGGTGACCACGTACAAAAATACAATGAACACTTGGAACAGGTGATGACGGGACTTTATACGAATTTTGGAATCAACGGGCTGCTGACTGTAAAGAAATAA
- the dcm gene encoding DNA (cytosine-5-)-methyltransferase yields the protein MRFIDLFAGLGGFHKALHELGHKCVFASELNQPLREIYKANWGIEPKGDIRKVVKSSIDLIPPHDILCAGFPCQPFSKAGNQRGLMDEERGTLFDDIVKILKHRRPKYFILENVPHLAKHNDEQTWTYMQNKLKRLGYEVDHRNYSPHHFGIPQHRLRIFIVGSLNGLSHFSFDEVDKQKRKVVDIHSFLNGYSNSVRKLPKSNIECLELWQEFIDSIPEDVPMPGFPIWSMEFGATYPYENTNPHKLSEKELGQYKGNFGISLKGLSKEEQLKLLPSYARTKTKFPDWKVKYIRFNREFYQQNIKQLRAAVSKLATYEFQSWQKLEWNVGREKGNIFDYIIQFRASGVRIKKVDFFPSLVCTKTQIPIIGWQKRYLTKTEGLKLQSLTGIELPEQENAAFRALGNAVNAKIVRLIAEQLIKETHKNGNHKNGNHKNGQHIKTKKVLHEAE from the coding sequence ATGAGATTTATAGACTTATTTGCTGGACTTGGGGGGTTTCATAAAGCACTTCATGAATTAGGGCATAAATGTGTTTTTGCAAGCGAACTGAATCAACCGCTTCGAGAAATTTATAAAGCCAATTGGGGGATTGAGCCTAAAGGTGATATAAGAAAAGTGGTCAAAAGTAGTATAGACTTAATTCCACCTCATGACATCTTATGTGCGGGTTTCCCGTGTCAGCCATTCTCTAAAGCTGGAAATCAACGTGGTTTAATGGACGAAGAGCGGGGTACACTATTCGATGACATTGTTAAGATATTAAAGCACAGAAGACCCAAATATTTCATCCTTGAAAATGTTCCTCATTTAGCTAAGCATAATGATGAGCAGACGTGGACGTACATGCAAAACAAACTTAAACGATTAGGATATGAAGTAGACCATAGAAATTATTCACCTCACCACTTTGGAATACCGCAGCATCGTCTACGTATTTTTATTGTGGGCTCACTTAACGGACTTTCTCATTTCAGTTTTGATGAGGTGGATAAACAAAAAAGGAAAGTTGTGGACATCCATTCTTTTCTAAATGGTTATTCCAATTCAGTTAGAAAACTCCCTAAATCAAATATTGAATGTCTGGAACTATGGCAGGAATTTATTGATAGTATCCCCGAAGATGTACCCATGCCAGGCTTCCCCATTTGGTCCATGGAGTTTGGAGCTACTTATCCTTATGAGAATACAAATCCACACAAACTCTCAGAAAAAGAACTTGGGCAATACAAGGGGAATTTTGGAATCAGCCTTAAAGGATTATCGAAAGAAGAACAATTGAAGCTATTGCCAAGCTATGCTAGAACTAAAACAAAGTTTCCTGATTGGAAGGTCAAATACATTAGATTCAATCGGGAATTCTATCAACAGAATATCAAACAACTAAGAGCAGCCGTTTCAAAGTTGGCGACATATGAATTTCAGAGTTGGCAAAAATTAGAATGGAATGTTGGTCGCGAAAAGGGTAACATATTTGACTATATAATACAGTTTAGAGCTTCAGGAGTCCGAATCAAAAAAGTTGATTTTTTCCCCTCTCTAGTATGTACAAAAACTCAAATACCAATCATAGGATGGCAAAAAAGATACCTAACAAAAACTGAAGGATTAAAACTCCAGTCGTTAACAGGCATTGAACTTCCAGAACAGGAAAATGCAGCGTTTAGAGCATTAGGAAATGCAGTCAATGCAAAAATTGTAAGACTAATAGCGGAGCAACTAATTAAGGAGACTCATAAAAATGGGAATCATAAGAATGGGAATCATAAAAACGGGCAACACATAAAAACTAAGAAAGTCTTGCATGAAGCAGAGTAA